The following coding sequences are from one Biomphalaria glabrata chromosome 8, xgBioGlab47.1, whole genome shotgun sequence window:
- the LOC106074381 gene encoding uncharacterized protein LOC106074381, which produces MDSCINDDRQFGDHETQESEVEADLYRHFVSCKKNPDHREFIPIDKFTLKDLPESHQDIDLYEYIKATADLTVRVNVEKISPNRPQFWPETSRPYPYYSMYGSSKTRTGSGRVWFVTKFHNGERKDGYFTGHTEYTKCWCLNCYNSKTPSHLWWEFNVDTATHVVFDNFEANNTSLRFFYNREENPVVSVKKIALDYKNIEHDWCRLKCVTCDEMLGNKLMQIEKLYKQVCEKVRDKNINSRDNYKLNFIVSHPHGCAKHISIGQWKDKEKIGYRTMFTYTTSTCPGSSGAFVYCLGYNERWGWADLFHTGTLQSGLNHSGFGFVL; this is translated from the exons ATGGACAGTTGTATAAATGATGATAGGCAATTTG GTGATCATGAAACTCAGGAGTCAGAAGTGGAAGCTGATCTTTACAGACATTTCGTTTCCTGTAAGAAGAATCCAGATCATAGAGAATTTATACCTATAGATAAATTCACATTGAAAGATCTTCCAGAAAGTCATCAAGATATTGATTTGTATGAATACATAAAAGCTACAGCTGATTTAACAGTTAGAGTAAATGTCGAAAAAATTAGTCCAAACAGACCACAGTTTTGGCCGGAGACGTCTCGACCATATccatattatagtatgtatggATCAAGTAAGACTAGAACAGGGAGTGGAAGGGTATGGTTTGTAACTAAATTTCACAATGGAGAGAGAAAAGATGGATATTTTACAGGACACACTGAATACACAAAGTGTTGGTGTTTAAACTGTTACAATTCGAAAACACCAAGCCATTTGTGGTGGGAGTTTAATGTTGACACAGCCACACATGTTGTTTTTGATAATTTTGAGGCCAACAACACAtcattaagatttttttataatagagaGGAAAACCCAGTTGTGAGTGTCAAAAAGATCGCTCTCGATTATAAAAACATTGAGCATGACTGGTGTAGGTTGAAATGTGTGACATGTGATGAGATGTTAGGAAATAAACTAATGCAAATAGAGAAACTTTATAAGCAAGTCTGTGAGAAAGTCAGAGACAAAAACATTAATTCTAGAGATAATTACAAGTTAAACTTTATAGTATCACATCCTCATGGGTGTGCGAAACATATCAGTATTGGTCaatggaaagacaaagaaaaaattggcTACAGAACTATGTTTACCTATACGACTTCTACATGTCCAGGAAGTAGTGGAGCCTTTGTGTACTGTCTGGGATATAATGAGAGGTGGGGTTGGGCTGATCTCTTCCACACAGGAACTTTGCAGTCTGGATTGAATCACAGTGGGTTTGGATTTGTTTTGTGA